The proteins below are encoded in one region of Bombus vancouverensis nearcticus chromosome 8, iyBomVanc1_principal, whole genome shotgun sequence:
- the LOC117164730 gene encoding uncharacterized protein LOC117164730 has product MEFVGVKRGRSRKKTRNLKKQRSQQIKFEVKFAKRRGLISDRNNIFVAKEKVIVNTMQANSFWENYTAAQEWQKRHSITWWRTRCIALEYENQILKDKLKSLVCQSGQQYTAHKRKKSGYKYQNGEEKCEETRFNEEAENLEFHIDEEMMSFLEQSMRHKFELKKLRESETCIKKRKEEEETIQGGATWMHARNSNAKLLYGEASPTILAMETALQTTVDRHRDKAKPQYWPIIPLKP; this is encoded by the exons ATGGAATTTGTTGGTGTAAAACGCGGGAGAAGTCGAAAAAAAacgagaaatttgaaaaagcAACGTAGTCAACAAATAAAGTTTGAGGTTAAGTTTGCGAAACGTCGAGGATTGATTTCGGATCGTAATAATATTTTCGTTGCTAAAGAAAAAGTAATTGTCAATACGATGCAAGCAAATTCTTTTTGGGAAAATTACACAGCTGCTCAAGAATGGCAAAAAAG GCATAGCATAACTTGGTGGAGAACACGGTGTATTGCGCTGGAATATGAGAACcaaatattaaaagataaattaaaatCTTTGGTATGCCAAAGCGGTCAACAGTATACAGCACACAAACGGAAAAAGAGTGGATATAAGTATCAGAATGGAGAAGAAAAATGTGAAGAAACCAGATTTAACGAAGAAGCAGAAAATTTGGAATTTCATATAGATGAAGAAATGATGAGTTTTTTAGAGCAAAGTATGCGACATAAATttgaattgaaaaaattaagaGAATCTGAAACatgtattaaaaaaagaaaagaagaagaagagactaTCCAAGGAGGAGCCACATGGATGCATGCAAGAAATAGTAACGCAAAATTATTATATGGTGAAGCTAGCCCTACGATATTAGCAATGGAAACTGCTCTTCAAACTACGGTTGATAGACACAGAGACAAAGCAAAACCTCAGTATTGGCCAATTATTCCTTTAAAACCATAA